The proteins below come from a single Mytilus edulis chromosome 5, xbMytEdul2.2, whole genome shotgun sequence genomic window:
- the LOC139525230 gene encoding uncharacterized protein: MCEDLEVNVEDGNGEDVYDNGNGNGDDDDGNGEIGDDNDGDGIGNGDEDDEDEYTDADEAMADDVTETVDNASKNGEKTKIVTDNSEQTKIATDNGVKTKIATDMTDKDSEQISEGHIVTVNSNISKCNLLLISTNEIMNENVSCETNVNDEKISNIPSLEQKCSQGGDDGVYGKLDEISIDTDRMTDEESEWASVEEKCKSVFKKMQDESH, encoded by the coding sequence ATGTGTGAGGATTTAGAAGTTAATGTTGAGGACGGGAATGGAGAAGACGTTTATGATAATGGTAATGGTAATGGAGATGATGATGATGGTAATGGAGAAATTGGTGATGATAATGATGGTGATGGTATTGGTAATGGAGATGAAGATGATGAGGATGAATATACCGACGCTGATGAAGCCATGGCGGATGATGTTACAGAAACTGTTGATAACGCGTCAAAAAATGGTGAAAAGACAAAGATCGTGACTGACAATAGTGAACAGACAAAGATCGCGACCGACAATGGTGTAAAGACAAAGATCGCGACCGACATGACGGATAAAGACAGTGAGCAGATTTCAGAAGGACATATTGTAACTGTTAATAGCAATATTAGTAAATGTAATTTATTGTTAATAAGTACAAATGaaattatgaatgaaaatgtTTCATGTGAAACAAATGTTAATGATGAAAAAATTAGTAACATCCCCTCTCTGGAACAAAAATGCAGCCAGGGAGGAGATGATGGTGTTTATGGTAAATTAGACGAAATTAGTATAGACACTGACCGAATGACTGATGAAGAAAGTGAGTGGGCTAGTGTAGAAGAAAAATGCAAAAGTGTGTTTAAAAAAATGCAAGACGAAAGTCATTGA
- the LOC139524390 gene encoding peroxisomal biogenesis factor 19-like: MEGDESKHSKEAIEETSLTNTKKEIKQNIQTDKQDEELDSLLDSALKDFDEVKPKTATKEDQSSAKNNDSASQKSEASGDPLSDMFADEFSDDMAKQFEEAMKSMVGEDPELVSQIEKLAAAAGSAGDSQEAQQEFAKNLAQTMSSLDENSEELQGQMSEDDLMKAFTSMGMEDGQEGFMPMMQGMMKSLLSKEILYPSLKELSKKYPHWLDENKDKTAKDQLEKYLQQQRIVGEICVEFETEQPSETDERKKLRFERIIDLMQQMQDLGQPPKEIVGDMAPGLDFDENGLPKLPGTQQGCSIM, translated from the exons ATGGAGGGTGATGAGAGTAAACATTCGAAAGAAGCTATTGAAGAGACCAGTTTAACCAATACAAAGAAAGAAATCAAACAGAATATACAAACCGATAAGCAGGATGAAGAATTAGATTCATTGTTAGACA gtgCTTTGAAAGATTTTGATGAAGTAAAGCCGAAAACAGCAACAAAAGAGGATCAGAGTAGTGCCAAGAATAATGATTCG GCATCACAGAAATCAGAAGCATCAGGGGATCCTTTGTCGGACATGTTTGCTGATGAGTTCTCAGACGATATGGCAAAACAATTTGAAGAGGCCATGAAAAGTATGGTTGGTGAAGATCCTGAATTAGTTTCACAAATAGAAAAACTAGCAGCTGCTGCTGGCAGTGCAG GTGATTCACAAGAAGCACAGCAAGAATTTGCTAAAAATTTGGCACAAACTATGTCTAGTCTTGACGAGAATTCAGAAGAATTACAG GGTCAAATGTCCGAAGATGATTTGATGAAAGCCTTCACTAGTATGGGTATGGAAGATGGACAGGAAGGTTTTATGCCAATGATGCAGGGGATGATGAAGTCATTGTTATCTAAAGAAATCTTATATCCATCATTAAaagaattatcaaaaaag TACCCACACTGGTTAGATGAAAACAAAGATAAGACAGCTAAGGACCAGTTAGAAAAGTATTTACAGCAACAGAGAATTGTTGGTGAAATATGTGTAGAATTTGAAACAGAACAGCCCTCTGAAACAGATGAAAGGAAGAAATTACGATTTGAAAGAATAATTGATTTAATGCAACAG ATGCAAGATCTGGGACAGCCTCCAAAAGAAATAGTAGGAGATATG GCACCTGGTTTAGACTTTGATGAAAATGGTTTACCTAAATTACCTGGGACTCAACAAGGATGCTCAATCATGTGA